One Phycisphaera mikurensis NBRC 102666 DNA window includes the following coding sequences:
- a CDS encoding YraN family protein, producing the protein MFGRRKPIRVEQRSGRNVALGNAGERAAERFLKKNGYRVLGRNVALARGEIDLVAQEKATGVRVVVEVKAGRAHAVYRPAMRAGPAKRRKLASLTRTLARLNGWAGEPVRIDVVEVVWPAGGAEDRRGVPKAEPALRHLVGSVFRA; encoded by the coding sequence GTGTTCGGTCGCCGCAAACCCATCCGCGTCGAGCAGCGGAGCGGGAGGAACGTGGCGCTGGGGAACGCGGGCGAGCGCGCCGCGGAGCGGTTCCTCAAGAAGAACGGCTACCGCGTGCTCGGGCGCAACGTCGCCCTGGCGCGGGGCGAGATCGACTTGGTCGCACAGGAGAAGGCCACCGGCGTGCGCGTGGTGGTCGAGGTGAAGGCGGGGCGGGCCCACGCGGTCTACCGGCCGGCGATGCGGGCGGGCCCGGCGAAGCGGCGGAAGCTCGCAAGCCTCACCCGGACGCTCGCGAGGCTCAACGGGTGGGCCGGCGAGCCGGTCCGCATCGACGTGGTGGAGGTCGTCTGGCCGGCGGGCGGCGCCGAGGACCGCCGCGGCGTGCCGAAGGCGGAGCCGGCGCTGCGGCACCTGGTCGGCAGCGTCTTCCGGGCGTAG
- a CDS encoding GTPase — protein sequence MRCRHRLCTPSGAGGIAIFRVEGAGAAAVIRRVAGRAADAAAGAILHTNLAGVDDGLAVRVAEEGWRLMPHGGPAIVRAVGAALEAAGSTLAASRPRGIDAAVAEAAARAASPAAVDALARQPALWRAAVGRPLATAGDLLGRSDVLDRLVDPPRLVVAGRPNAGKSTLLNRVAGEAAAAVSPSPGTTRDWVGRRVALVPAGGDPLADAVVVDWCDTPGLRAAGGAERRAIELAAAVLADADLLVELVAPEEARLTRDELPREPDVVVGSKSDLSGSPEAGGGLRLSAATGEGIDAFVAEVVERLFPEPPRRKLWAFDPLLRARVEGHPTRPPRGWLGGRRGATDRSVLVW from the coding sequence CCGTCGGGGGCCGGCGGGATCGCGATCTTCCGGGTCGAGGGTGCGGGCGCGGCCGCCGTGATCCGCCGCGTGGCGGGGCGGGCCGCCGACGCGGCCGCGGGTGCGATCCTGCACACGAACCTCGCCGGCGTGGACGACGGCCTGGCGGTCCGGGTCGCCGAGGAGGGGTGGCGCCTGATGCCGCACGGCGGGCCGGCGATCGTGCGGGCGGTGGGAGCGGCGCTGGAAGCCGCGGGCTCGACCCTGGCCGCGTCGCGGCCGCGGGGCATCGACGCCGCGGTCGCGGAGGCCGCGGCCCGCGCGGCGAGCCCGGCCGCCGTCGACGCGCTCGCCCGCCAGCCGGCGCTCTGGCGTGCGGCGGTGGGGCGGCCCCTCGCGACCGCCGGCGACCTGCTCGGCCGCTCGGACGTGCTCGACCGGCTCGTGGACCCGCCGCGGCTGGTGGTGGCGGGGCGGCCCAACGCCGGGAAGTCGACCCTGCTCAACCGCGTGGCCGGTGAGGCCGCGGCCGCGGTCTCGCCGTCGCCCGGCACGACCCGCGACTGGGTGGGGCGGCGGGTGGCGCTGGTGCCCGCCGGCGGCGACCCGCTCGCCGACGCCGTCGTGGTCGATTGGTGCGACACGCCGGGGCTGCGTGCGGCGGGGGGCGCGGAGCGGCGTGCCATCGAGCTCGCCGCGGCGGTGCTGGCGGACGCGGACCTGCTGGTCGAGCTCGTCGCGCCGGAGGAGGCGCGGCTGACGCGGGACGAGCTGCCGCGGGAGCCGGACGTGGTGGTGGGAAGCAAGTCGGACCTTTCGGGCTCGCCCGAGGCCGGCGGAGGGCTTCGCCTCTCGGCGGCGACGGGGGAGGGGATCGACGCCTTCGTTGCCGAGGTCGTCGAGCGGCTGTTCCCGGAGCCGCCGCGGCGGAAGCTTTGGGCGTTCGACCCGCTGCTGCGGGCGCGGGTGGAAGGCCACCCGACGCGGCCGCCGCGTGGGTGGCTGGGCGGCCGACGCGGGGCGACGGACCGGTCGGTCTTGGTCTGGTGA
- a CDS encoding ATP-binding protein — MRAIVTGQVGMDKKEYLQKVVQLAGQRAAGGGADLQLYNLGDRMYAEASDVKPGRILDLPISRLKALRRAAMKDVNRASEGQKDVILNTHATFRWRHGLFPAFDFDQLTEFKPDVVICLLDNIEVVHARLHEEHTSDATLKDLMVWREEEIMASELAAQALGIPNEFYVVSRGRHADTIETTYRLICRPEFRKVYPSFPMTHVEKLPDVLRVIDRFRADLAEKFVSFDPGDVDEKILLDRAIEAAREGQDFVHVETGSFFGGQKNLQVPVRQVLDIAGDVDGQIYARDFQMVRQSDMIVSLVPNLPDGSPGLSSGVERELQHAFDHGREVYVVWHPQKNPSPFITETATRWFRTVEEAMAHFEEAGMFPATNLFGH; from the coding sequence ATGCGAGCGATCGTCACGGGCCAGGTGGGGATGGACAAGAAGGAGTACCTGCAGAAGGTGGTCCAGCTCGCGGGTCAGAGGGCGGCCGGGGGTGGGGCCGACCTGCAGCTGTACAACCTCGGCGATCGGATGTACGCCGAGGCGAGCGACGTGAAGCCCGGGCGGATCCTGGACCTGCCGATCTCGCGGCTGAAGGCGCTGCGCCGAGCGGCCATGAAGGACGTCAACCGCGCCAGCGAGGGGCAGAAGGACGTCATCCTCAACACCCACGCCACCTTCCGCTGGCGGCACGGGCTCTTCCCCGCCTTCGACTTCGACCAGCTCACCGAGTTCAAGCCCGACGTGGTCATCTGCCTGCTCGACAACATCGAGGTTGTGCACGCCCGCCTCCACGAGGAGCACACCAGCGACGCCACGCTGAAGGATCTCATGGTCTGGCGGGAGGAGGAGATCATGGCCTCCGAGCTGGCCGCTCAGGCGCTCGGCATTCCCAACGAGTTCTACGTGGTCTCCCGGGGGCGACACGCCGACACGATCGAGACCACCTACCGCCTGATCTGCCGGCCGGAGTTCCGCAAGGTCTACCCCAGCTTCCCGATGACCCACGTCGAGAAGCTGCCCGACGTGCTGCGGGTGATCGACCGCTTCCGGGCGGACCTGGCGGAGAAGTTCGTCTCCTTCGACCCCGGCGACGTGGACGAGAAGATCCTCCTGGACCGCGCGATCGAGGCGGCGCGCGAGGGACAGGATTTCGTGCACGTCGAGACCGGCAGCTTCTTCGGCGGCCAGAAGAACCTCCAGGTGCCCGTCCGCCAGGTGCTCGACATCGCCGGCGACGTGGACGGGCAGATCTACGCCCGCGACTTCCAGATGGTGCGCCAAAGCGACATGATCGTCTCGCTGGTCCCCAACCTGCCCGACGGCTCGCCGGGTCTCTCCAGCGGGGTGGAGCGGGAGCTGCAGCACGCCTTCGACCACGGCCGCGAGGTGTACGTCGTCTGGCACCCCCAGAAGAACCCCTCGCCCTTCATCACCGAGACCGCGACGAGGTGGTTCCGCACCGTGGAGGAGGCGATGGCCCACTTCGAGGAGGCCGGCATGTTCCCCGCGACCAACCTCTTCGGGCACTGA
- the pdxA gene encoding 4-hydroxythreonine-4-phosphate dehydrogenase PdxA — MPPSPDGHPDRPVIGISLGEPAGVGPEVVVKALSDPEVRRLARFVVFGLNELMAYAADLAEIEPFWHRVQHGADRTRHELTHDVVVVDFDELSFLGRTTAAATRAGGQASLAFLDAAVAAAKKPIAEGGTDAIVTAPICKESWDLAGCRFPGHTEFLQNRFAAKRVAMMFAGVDPAGEPIRVVLATIHTPLMDVRELLSIGRVFDAADLADEAVKRLGIPRPRIGVCGLNPHAGEGGLFGDEEGRLIAPAIDMAKEAGMAIHGPFPADTLFTPSQRKRYDLLVAMYHDQGLIPVKMLAFDNAVNVTLGLPVVRTSPDHGTAFDIAWKNRAEPESMKSAIRFAAASVRGAADPRTVADRG; from the coding sequence ATGCCGCCGAGCCCCGACGGACATCCCGATCGCCCGGTGATCGGGATCTCCCTCGGCGAGCCCGCCGGCGTGGGTCCCGAGGTGGTCGTGAAGGCGCTGTCGGACCCGGAGGTCCGCAGGCTCGCACGCTTCGTGGTCTTCGGGCTCAACGAGCTGATGGCGTACGCGGCCGACCTCGCCGAGATCGAGCCGTTCTGGCACCGCGTCCAGCACGGGGCCGACCGCACCAGGCACGAGCTGACGCACGACGTGGTCGTCGTCGACTTCGACGAGCTCTCCTTCCTGGGCCGCACCACCGCGGCCGCGACGCGGGCCGGCGGCCAGGCCTCGCTCGCCTTCCTGGACGCCGCCGTGGCCGCGGCGAAGAAGCCGATCGCCGAGGGCGGCACCGACGCGATCGTCACGGCCCCCATCTGCAAGGAGAGCTGGGACCTCGCCGGCTGCCGCTTCCCCGGCCACACCGAGTTCCTGCAGAACCGCTTCGCGGCGAAGCGCGTCGCGATGATGTTCGCGGGCGTGGACCCCGCCGGCGAGCCGATCCGCGTCGTGCTCGCCACGATCCACACGCCGCTGATGGACGTGCGCGAGCTGCTCTCCATCGGCCGGGTTTTCGATGCCGCCGACCTCGCGGACGAGGCGGTAAAGCGGCTGGGGATCCCGCGCCCCCGCATCGGCGTGTGCGGCCTCAACCCCCACGCCGGCGAGGGCGGGCTCTTCGGCGACGAGGAAGGACGTCTGATCGCGCCCGCGATCGACATGGCGAAGGAAGCCGGGATGGCGATCCACGGCCCCTTCCCCGCCGACACGCTCTTCACCCCGAGCCAGCGCAAGCGGTACGACTTGCTCGTCGCGATGTACCACGACCAGGGCTTGATCCCGGTGAAGATGCTCGCCTTCGACAACGCGGTCAACGTGACGCTGGGCCTCCCGGTGGTCCGCACCAGCCCCGACCACGGCACCGCCTTCGACATCGCCTGGAAGAACCGCGCCGAGCCTGAGTCGATGAAGTCCGCCATCCGCTTCGCCGCCGCCTCGGTGCGGGGGGCAGCGGATCCGCGGACCGTGGCCGATCGAGGCTGA
- a CDS encoding YqaE/Pmp3 family membrane protein, giving the protein MSLVQALLAIFLPPVSVFLHRGIGFSLLLNILLWILGWIPGSVHAIMVLMNDEA; this is encoded by the coding sequence ATGTCCCTCGTCCAAGCCCTGCTCGCCATCTTCCTGCCGCCCGTGTCCGTCTTCCTGCACCGGGGGATCGGCTTCAGCCTCCTGCTCAACATCCTGCTCTGGATCCTCGGCTGGATCCCGGGTTCGGTGCACGCGATCATGGTGCTGATGAACGACGAGGCTTGA
- the floA gene encoding flotillin-like protein FloA (flotillin-like protein involved in membrane lipid rafts), with the protein MPHPSPVVSPLLAQLGGGSVLSVVAIVVLVLVLLGLGFFFIRFIGLYIQALSSGASVTFASLVGMWLRKVNPKVIVLSRIQAKKAGIDVSTNEMETHYLSRGSVPRVVNALIAANRANIDLNWNTACAIDLAGRDILEAVSTSVNPKVIDCPSVNASGLDKLDAVAQDGVRLLCKARVTVRANLPRLIGGATEETIIARVGQAIVSAIGSAKTYKDVLENPDEIAKKALHSGLDSGTAFEILSVDIADISVAGVNTEANVGAKLQAEQAEADKRRFQAEAEKRRSLAVALEQENRAKIEENRALLVLAEAEVPKAMAEAFRSGNLGVMDYQRIQNVAADTRMRDGIAGPEKREKFDEDGNG; encoded by the coding sequence ATGCCCCACCCCTCCCCGGTTGTGTCCCCCCTCCTCGCCCAGCTCGGCGGAGGCAGCGTGCTCTCCGTCGTGGCGATCGTCGTGCTGGTGCTGGTCCTCCTGGGGCTGGGCTTCTTCTTCATCCGCTTCATCGGGCTGTACATCCAGGCCCTCAGTTCGGGTGCCAGCGTCACGTTCGCCTCGCTCGTGGGCATGTGGCTGCGGAAGGTGAACCCGAAGGTGATCGTGCTCTCGCGGATCCAGGCGAAGAAAGCCGGCATCGACGTGTCGACCAACGAGATGGAGACCCACTACCTCTCCCGCGGCTCGGTGCCCCGCGTCGTGAACGCGCTCATCGCCGCGAACCGCGCCAACATCGACCTGAACTGGAACACCGCCTGCGCCATCGACCTCGCCGGCCGCGACATCCTCGAGGCCGTGAGCACCTCGGTGAACCCCAAGGTGATCGACTGCCCCAGCGTGAACGCCAGCGGGCTGGACAAGCTCGACGCCGTCGCCCAGGACGGCGTCCGCCTCCTGTGCAAGGCCCGCGTCACCGTCCGGGCGAACCTCCCGCGCCTCATCGGCGGGGCCACCGAGGAGACGATCATCGCCCGCGTCGGCCAGGCCATCGTCTCGGCCATCGGCTCGGCGAAGACCTACAAGGACGTGCTGGAGAACCCCGACGAGATCGCGAAGAAGGCCCTGCACTCCGGGCTGGACTCGGGCACCGCCTTTGAGATCCTCTCCGTGGACATCGCCGACATCTCCGTGGCCGGCGTCAACACCGAGGCGAACGTCGGGGCCAAGCTCCAGGCCGAGCAGGCCGAGGCCGACAAGCGCCGCTTCCAAGCCGAAGCCGAGAAGCGTCGCTCCCTCGCCGTCGCGCTCGAGCAGGAGAACCGGGCGAAGATCGAAGAGAACCGCGCCCTGCTCGTCCTCGCCGAGGCCGAGGTGCCCAAAGCCATGGCGGAAGCCTTCCGCAGCGGCAACCTGGGCGTCATGGACTACCAACGCATCCAGAACGTGGCGGCCGACACCCGCATGCGGGACGGCATCGCCGGCCCGGAGAAGCGGGAGAAGTTCGACGAGGACGGCAACGGGTAG
- a CDS encoding MBL fold metallo-hydrolase, which yields MRLTFLGTGTSAGVPMIGCRCGVCTSDDPRDQRTRPSVMLSFGDDSAPDGERRLLVDTGQELRLQCVREGVERIDAVLYTHAHADHVYGLDDLRRFSGRMDDPLPLYAEAGTQEALRELFPYVFGEGRNPNGGFVPKLALQTVAAGESFRPLPTVPLSVTPLRLMHGRLPVLGFRFDSPEGSIAYCTDCSEVPEAARARLGGLDVLVLDALKPTKHPTHLSLAEAVAIAADLRAGRTFLTHLAHDLAHAELQERTPAGVEPAYDGLKVGPAPA from the coding sequence ATGCGCCTCACCTTCCTCGGCACCGGCACCTCCGCGGGCGTGCCGATGATCGGGTGCCGTTGCGGCGTGTGCACCAGCGACGACCCGAGGGACCAGCGGACCCGGCCGTCGGTGATGCTCAGCTTCGGGGATGACTCGGCGCCGGACGGGGAGCGCCGCCTGCTCGTCGACACGGGCCAGGAGCTGCGGCTGCAGTGCGTCCGCGAGGGCGTCGAGCGCATCGACGCCGTGCTCTACACGCACGCCCACGCCGACCACGTGTACGGGCTCGACGACCTCCGCCGGTTCAGCGGTCGCATGGACGACCCGCTGCCGCTCTACGCCGAGGCCGGCACCCAGGAGGCGCTCCGCGAGCTGTTCCCGTACGTCTTCGGCGAAGGCCGGAACCCCAACGGCGGCTTCGTCCCGAAGCTCGCGCTGCAGACGGTCGCCGCCGGCGAATCCTTCCGCCCGCTGCCGACGGTGCCGCTGAGCGTCACGCCGCTGCGCCTGATGCACGGCCGGCTGCCGGTGCTGGGCTTCCGGTTCGACTCGCCGGAAGGTTCCATCGCGTACTGCACCGACTGCTCGGAGGTGCCGGAGGCGGCTCGCGCCCGGCTCGGCGGCCTCGACGTGCTCGTGCTCGACGCGCTCAAGCCGACCAAGCACCCCACGCACCTCTCGCTGGCCGAGGCGGTCGCCATCGCCGCGGACCTGCGGGCCGGACGCACCTTCCTGACCCACCTCGCGCACGACCTCGCCCACGCGGAGCTGCAGGAGCGGACGCCCGCGGGCGTCGAGCCGGCGTACGACGGGTTGAAGGTCGGGCCGGCTCCCGCCTAG
- a CDS encoding DUF3140 domain-containing protein, whose amino-acid sequence MKDFPHVDEDDREEVLDGFRDAVNMTPKELEAWLDTDESASVGDTNDEESTGHQMGRKILEIKGKKKADYTDDDYGAMKKVNGYVARHSKQGPDDDVENSRWRYSLMNWGHDPLKA is encoded by the coding sequence ATGAAAGACTTCCCCCACGTCGACGAAGACGACCGCGAAGAGGTGCTCGACGGGTTCCGCGACGCCGTCAACATGACGCCCAAGGAGCTCGAGGCGTGGCTCGACACCGACGAATCCGCCTCGGTCGGCGACACCAACGACGAGGAGTCCACCGGCCACCAGATGGGCCGGAAGATCCTCGAGATCAAGGGCAAGAAGAAGGCCGACTACACCGACGACGACTACGGCGCGATGAAGAAGGTCAACGGCTACGTCGCCCGCCACTCCAAGCAGGGGCCGGACGACGACGTCGAGAACTCGCGGTGGCGGTACTCGTTGATGAATTGGGGGCATGATCCGTTGAAGGCGTGA
- a CDS encoding cysteine hydrolase family protein, producing the protein MPRAADAETAFTRSALLVIDVINDLDFDGGEALGPFAEELVGPILTLKRRFREAGLPVIYVNDNFGNWRSDFRATVDAVCGRACRGRAIARALKPEDEDLFVLKPKHSGFHHTVLPLLLHDLGVDRVVLCGIAGNICVAFTAHDALMHNLRVAVPRDAVASESSDANDRVLGELEDVFGVDTRPAAEVAVEPPAPG; encoded by the coding sequence ATGCCGCGGGCCGCCGACGCCGAGACCGCTTTCACCCGCAGCGCCCTGCTGGTGATCGACGTCATCAACGACCTGGACTTCGACGGCGGCGAGGCGCTGGGCCCCTTCGCCGAGGAGCTGGTCGGGCCGATCCTCACGCTCAAGCGGCGGTTCCGCGAGGCCGGCCTGCCGGTCATCTACGTGAACGACAACTTCGGCAACTGGCGCAGCGACTTCCGCGCGACGGTCGACGCGGTGTGCGGCCGCGCGTGCCGCGGCCGGGCGATCGCTCGTGCCCTGAAGCCCGAGGACGAGGACCTCTTCGTACTCAAGCCCAAGCACAGCGGCTTCCACCACACGGTGCTCCCGCTGCTGCTGCACGACCTCGGCGTCGACCGCGTCGTGCTCTGCGGCATCGCGGGCAACATCTGCGTCGCCTTCACCGCCCACGACGCCCTCATGCACAACCTCCGCGTGGCGGTCCCGCGGGACGCCGTGGCGTCGGAGTCCAGCGACGCCAACGACCGCGTGCTCGGGGAGCTCGAAGACGTCTTCGGCGTCGACACCCGGCCCGCCGCCGAGGTCGCGGTGGAGCCTCCCGCCCCGGGCTGA